The segment tgtctggacctttgccagaaatggtaaagggtatgcgcttattacctgctatgtggggtcccgctctgtgggatattctggacctttgccagaaatggtaaagggtatgtgcttagagcctgcgatgctctgccggccccctctgacttcacctagacgtgggtggatggagctcccaaacgtgggagacttttgtcaggtggtcattcagaaatggatgaatcacattctgactgagatcccactacaccttctatatgtttgatatgacatccagagttttggtgagttgtttctgttcatgctctggataagaatgatatgattgcaacgtcaaggacgacgtttgagcttctgtacgatatttgtttttggatatgctctgaaatgcttcattcactgatgattttgcttcgaaatgtttcacatgccgttgatatgcttcggaacattttatatgccattgataagctccgatatgtttcctttgttactgatatgctccaattactctatgccccatctgtcaggaaccaaatatgtaagattgaaaggaccattgtgtttctgctcttaatgatattatgtctacgaaatcgtatattctgccttgtattttgaaactgtatctctttggaaattgtactattttgatatggatatgttagtcacttgctgagctctttatgctcaccccgtttgttgataaatttttcaggatagcgtattgcttgcttaaatgttaagattgggctgaggcggtggaaagtttagaagattttgggcagatctttgttagcatatgtgtatttgttgtataagatactctgcatcttatgaaatgtgacgatgaatctaaacctgtggattttgtgtaagataaaggatccctcatgtataggattttggaatgttaagttaaattcatgtaatgatatgatcttatggtaatcgttggtttggtgactgtatagacttccccacttgtgaatttatgttgtggttattattttgatgagtcgagttcagattgtatgaattatcgagtgatgtgtgatatgtttatgaattgcacagggttatgaatttatagactatagaggtgaaattttgatctgaatgttttcttagtgacctcaaatgtgtgtttggatcctgggtttgttgtgatgaaaattttaaatattgtcgatattttggaggggcgtgacagacgCGGTCGGGCTCGCCGCGCGCGTgcgaccgaggggtcgaggcagcGTTGGCTGCGCACGGTgctgaggggccgaggcagcaagctgcgctggctgTTCGTGCGCGGggcgccgacgcgggcgggctgttcgCGCGTGGGGTGCCGACGTGGGTGGGCTGTTCGCGCGCGTggtgccgacgcgggcgggttgtTCGCGTGCGGATTGCCGATGCGGGCGGGCTGTTCGcgtgcgtggggccgacgcgggcgggctgttcgCGTGGGACTGAGGGGTCCAGGCgggtggggccgaggggccgaggcgcgcggtctggccgcgcgcgtggggccgagaagccgaggcgcgcgggctggtcgcggtggagccccagaagtcgctgctgctggtgcaggtcggctgcagtggagcaacccAAGAGAAGGCTAACGTActgtcattccgggccctccttctagcgccaaaatgttacggtaggtaactttttaagccgtggcctcggggccgacgcggctcggttctaggGTCCGGATGTCGAGGATCTCGGGAGACGTCCCTCGGGGTTTCCTGGAGGCCGAGCACTGTGGTtcggggcggtagatcgggtcggcaaCTCCGCAGCAGCACCGAGAAGAGgccacctcgccttcgttcctgcacacaggtcgggtcggaggctcggcccgacccctccgacgatcaagttagcgatgatgtggagagggttttggaggaagagaagcagaagtgttCTCAAATGTCTTCCGAGTCCCCCATGAACTAGAGGGTGGTTGAAGAGGGAGTGTTTCTCTGTCCGTCCCTTTTTCTTCTAATgagcgagagggtatttatagggaagcaatcTGCTTCCTAAGCTACCCACTTGCAGGGGGCAGGTCgacattaatgtgcctcggtcagcgtgttAGACTTGACTTTTGACAGGGGATAGACTGGTATTAATGGTGCCTCGATCAATGTGTTGACCAGTTTGATCAGGTGCTGAGACGTGATGGGACATGTGACGTCAGTCAATCTTGTTgccattatttccctcatcaGGCCCCATGAAGCTTGCCTGGGTTCAGACGCCCCATGATGGAAGTGGCGCTGCTGACTTTAATGGGACCAGAGAAGAAAGAATAGGGGCGTCTCTCTGTCCCAATGGAGTATTATATCTCCTTCCTTCTCACCTAATGAGCTGTCGGAGTCGATGGGCTTCACTTGCCTTCGCCTGCCTTTCCAGGGTGTGTACTTATGATGGCGCACGAGGCTGTCAACCACTCACCACAGCAAACTGCAGGTTGGGGGAAGCCCTAAGGTAGTTGTCCCATCAATCGAACACTGATAAGGTAGCGCAGTACCAGAGCGAGCGTGTCGATAAGGCAAGCCCTACTCCCGTTGCTCTCGTCCGAAGTGAAGCGCTGCAGCAGCGATAAATTGGACCGAGGGCACCCGACTTGCGCCGCCAGCAGCCGCATCAGCGACCAGCAACGAAACCCGAACGCGGCGGCGCCTCTACTGCAGGCGATAGCCGCCGCAGACATCTGGATCGCGAAGTGAGAACTCGTCCGTCCGATTCGAGATCGAGGGGGATGAAAACGAAAAAAGGAAATATATTGTCGCGTTCGCTATCGACAACCTTTCTTCTTCCTGTTGCTTAGGCCGCGAAGAGAAGGGTTTTATTTGGCTTCTTGGCCCCCTTGGGCGGTTGGGCGGTTGCTATGATGACGAAGACCGTTCCCATGGATGCTAACGAACTTTCTCCACCCGTTCCCGTagcagatttttattgatttaccaaagtaatcaattttcttttcttcgctGAAGCCTTTTAAGTTTCtcatttgctttcattttgtCAGGTACATGTAGATCATAGTATGTAGGGTTAGAATTGGTAAATCAATCATTTGTCCTTGGGGATCTCCTCAGCCGCTTCTACACGCGAGGGACTGAACGTGAGAGCCGCAATCTGACAAGCAACAGCACATATAGAAACAACCGTAGCGATGCAGAACTTTGTGGCATCATATTTTGCTGCGTCTAGCTGTGCCCTTAATGCAAGGATTTCCTGGAAAATTTACAAAGATAAACCAAATTTAGACATACTAAACCAAAAACTACGGACAGAATTATCagtaattttttttctccttgatCTAGGAAACTTACCCTCTCGATTTTGGTAATAAGTTCTGTGGTTTCTGCACTTTGTTTGGCTAACTTGTCACGTAACTTGTGACGTATGCGCCTAAACAATTAGAAAAAAGAAGTTAAAATTAAAGCTACTACATTCATCCGGTACAGCACATTAAAATTGAAAAGCTACTTGCAATAAGCACATACATAATCATTGATCGATGCTACTGATGGTAGTCCTATTTGTTTGCTCCGGGCATAACAAAGGTGATAAAAAATGAACAAAGTCAAATGAAACATTGGATCAACATTAGCACAGTGATCTAGCAACACTCAGACCAGAACGTCTTGATGATAAATCAGAATTCAAATCAACATGAACTCTTGTTTTTTGTTACCTACAACATGAACTCTTCATCTGAACTAGCATGGTTAACCTAGTTGTTAAATTAAAAAGGTGTATTTTCTGTAACAAATATGGACAATAATTCAGCCTGAGATATCACCACATATTCCATTATCAAATAGACATTAACATCCCTTACCGTCTCTTGAGGATTAGATCCAAGCGCTGCCCAGCAATAACCTTGTCGATTTCATATCTGTTTAAGACAGTGAGTTTAAATTAAAGAAAGAAGTATTAATCTGGATATAATTGGCTTACTAATCTGTTATATACTTCAATGCAAACCAGACCTAAGTTCACTACGCATTTTCTCGATATCAACTCGAAGATTTTCTTCAGTCTCTCGTTGCAGCATTGGATAGTGTTGATCCTGCAATCATATgacataagtttaaaaaaaaaagagtatatagAGTAGAATCTGAACAGAGTGCCTAATGAACTGTAAATCGACAAACTTGTTACCCTCATGTAGTATTATAATAGATAAATCAGCTATCAGTTGATACATCACAAGACTGACTAACATGTTCACAATCCAATTGAGATGTACCTTTACTGAATGATATTAATTCCATGCTTTGATGTCCAAGCTTGTTGAAACTGCTAATTTCAAATATGGCATGATAAAGTTCAACATGTTCACAAGTACTTTAGGGTGTCTTCATCAAAAATTTCTGAAACGTTCCTTTGGGAAGAATATTTATGGAAATGATTGCAAATGCTTGCGATATGTCTAATCATAAAAGGTCTGTTAACTTCGAAGTGattatctgatcaaataagtGTTTAGTAAAACAACTTCTTAACAAATATCGGTAGTAGCAAAGCTACTGACATTGGTGGAAATGGCAGTGGAAAAAATACACACTAATTGTTCAATTTTTTCAAGCTAGAAAAGTATCAGTTCTGGAAGTCTGCCATAAATTTTCATGCATTATGCGTCACTTCATAAAATTGCAGCATAACAAAAACATAGCTAGAAACACTTGTGCATGCAATATTAGCTATACTAACAAAAAAGATGCTTGTTGATGCTACCACACAGACTTGTGATCAAATCTAtccaaactaaatcaataacttaAACATAGATTGAAGTTTCTAGACTCATTTTAAACTTTTCTCACAGTGGATGTACCGAAAACTCATGCTCAGTTTGTCAATTCACAATAGAAATAACTAATATATAGTGAGCATTCAATTACTTAAACTGATATGAAAAAGGTCTCAAGAAACATAAAAAGAGATCAAACCCTCTGTATCTCGGGCTTGGACCCAAGGGAGTGGGCGATCTCGTTCAAAACCTTCGTTATGGCCTCCGCTTGCTTCGACGGGACCCCTTCCTTCTCCAACTTCTTGACctacacaagcaaaaacacaaacaCCTGTAGCGCAACCAAGACCCCCTCCCATCAGTCGAACACCGATAAGGTAGCGCAGTACCAGAGCGAGCGTGTCGATAAGGCAAGCCCTACTCCCGTTGCTCTCGTCCGAAGTGAAGCGCTGCAGCAGCGATAAATTGGACCGAGGGTACCCGACTTGCGCCGCCGGCAGCCGCATCAGCGACCAGCAACGAAACCCGAACGTGGCGGCGCCTCTACTGCAGGCGATAGCCGCCGCAGACATCTGGATCGCGAAGTGAGAACTCGTCCGTCCGATTCGAGATCGAGGGGGATGAAAACGAAAAAAGGAAATATATTGTCGCGTTCGCTATCGACAACCTTTCTTCTTCCTGTTGCTTAGGCCGCGAAGAGAAGGGTTTTATTTGGCTTCTTGGCCCCCTTGGGCGATTGGGCGGTTGCTATGATGACGAAGACCGTTCCCATGGATGCTAACGAACTTCTTGATTTACCAAAgtaatcaattttcttttcttcgctGAAGCCTTTTAAGTTTCtcatttgctttcattttgtCAGGTACATGTAGATCATAGTATGTAGGGTTAGAATTGGACCTATTTGAATCAGATTATTTAATCCTCATCATTCCTAAGGAGTTTGGTGTCCACTAAACCTAGTGTCTTCTCTGGAATCAAGTTTGGAGATTCTATGCAATTGAGTGTGTTTTGATTATATTGTAAATGTCATTATTTGAGGAGTATGCATAAAAGAGAATAAACATGTAAATAGGAAAGCAAGCTCAAATAGGATGAGAGAAATCAGAAGCTTCCATACGTGATGAAACAAAAGAACAAagcatattatgtttattagcacAATAACAGATGTTTCAACTCAAACACATGGAATTAATTTTCAGTCCTTAATAGTCAAAGATGGTTTGAGCACTTTTGCTTATATTGGTTACCAGTTGTTACGGTGTGTAACTTTTTAAGTCGTGGCCtcagggccgacgcggctcggttctggggctcggaatgtcgaggatctcgggcgcagctccctcggggtctcccggttgggatcggtcgttcggggcggtagatcgggtcggcagctccgcagcagcgccgggaagaggccacctcgtcttcgttcctgcacacaggtcgggtcggaagctcggcccgacccctccgacgatcaagttagaggaagatgtggagggggttttggaggacgaaATGCCTCCATGCAAGTGTGGTTTGTGAGTGTGTCCTCCCCCtggcttaggactcaggggtatttataggtgggcCTGGGTGAATACCTCACGTTGCGACTGACACGCCCattggggctgcgtgggaggccgagctgcagcAGAGTATGGTGCGTCTCGGTGGGCGTGTTCCGTACCCTTGACCGAGCCCAAAAGGCGCAGAGCCGGGCTCGTTGGCCGAGGGGTGGTGGCGTTGTTTGTGACGGACGGGGGCCAGtccgggcgttaatgcgcctgggtCGGCGTCCCAGGGCTTCGTTGACCGGGGCGTGAGGCATTGGTACAGGGTGGCTGACGTCATTCACATCCTGTCgccattattgccctcatcatattcccccccggaaagaagctatgcgtcggcagTCGTAGcgagagtccgaggcatggctttcgtTTAGGATTTGGTCGGCTGCGGAGTCACAGACCCTAGGGGTGCGGAAGGGGGATGGCCTCCCGTGCGGCGCAAAGCCTAGGGACCGAGAAGGGGCCAAGCGTGTGTCGGGAGGcggaaagccgaagggccgaggagcggccaagAACGTCTTG is part of the Musa acuminata AAA Group cultivar baxijiao unplaced genomic scaffold, Cavendish_Baxijiao_AAA HiC_scaffold_1077, whole genome shotgun sequence genome and harbors:
- the LOC135666211 gene encoding protein FMP32, mitochondrial-like, whose amino-acid sequence is MRDQHYPMLQRETEENLRVDIEKMRSELRYEIDKVIAGQRLDLILKRRRIRHKLRDKLAKQSAETTELITKIEREILALRAQLDAAKYDATKFCIATVVSICAVACQIAALTFSPSRVEAAEEIPKDK